One genomic region from Rhizobiaceae bacterium encodes:
- a CDS encoding transposase, producing MTIRLEDRFVSGLDHRLEPEGQVRRFEVITGALGRRRWNADDRARILEESLLPGAVVSAVARRHGLTPQQLFTWRREARKRAQTETLAFVPAVVAPEPTDAGEPKPPRSKRRGRSRRRPAAIELEAAGVTVRIGGGASPATIAAVIGALKGSM from the coding sequence GTGACGATCCGTCTGGAGGACCGTTTTGTGTCTGGGCTTGACCATAGACTTGAGCCGGAGGGCCAGGTCCGGCGCTTCGAGGTAATCACTGGCGCGCTGGGTCGCCGGCGCTGGAATGCCGACGACCGGGCGCGGATCCTGGAAGAATCGCTTCTGCCCGGGGCCGTGGTTTCGGCGGTAGCCCGCCGGCATGGGCTGACGCCGCAGCAACTGTTCACGTGGCGACGCGAGGCGCGGAAGCGGGCGCAGACCGAGACGCTCGCCTTCGTGCCCGCGGTGGTCGCACCGGAGCCCACGGATGCAGGGGAACCGAAGCCGCCACGATCGAAGCGGCGCGGGCGGTCACGACGCCGACCGGCCGCGATCGAACTGGAAGCGGCCGGTGTCACGGTGAGGATTGGCGGCGGCGCTTCACCCGCCACGATCGCGGCGGTGATCGGCGCGTTGAAGGGATCGATGTGA
- a CDS encoding extracellular solute-binding protein, which produces MWEFVANLSDQERVTRLAELAAKEDQIVVYGVLGIDRAQILIDHFKTLYPDLNVTFVRLTVAQAAQKLQAERDAGRSGADVLLYSLTLLDRLQEFLAPYEPLAWGDFDPRFRYGSASEGWTALGYEILPFAIAWRTDRIPRENAPRSFEALIDGQWNGKIGSVLNMEPFVAGLLDIYGEQKGMEWVEAFGGLDSILYPSVGGLAGALASGEIDIAWGIGGYRAAALKASGAPIDFEFENPTFATGLAVSVAKGAAHPYGAALFMEFLTDAKVLETLDLIEPGRIFANRAGNYTNHISDFENLYVNKSMTDEQLKPVTAIVEKYFLRR; this is translated from the coding sequence ATGTGGGAGTTCGTCGCTAATTTGTCCGATCAAGAGCGGGTTACCCGGCTGGCGGAACTGGCGGCGAAGGAAGATCAAATCGTGGTCTACGGAGTCCTCGGCATCGACCGTGCTCAGATCCTGATCGACCATTTCAAGACGCTCTATCCCGACCTGAACGTCACCTTCGTACGCTTGACGGTTGCGCAGGCTGCGCAGAAGCTGCAGGCCGAGCGTGATGCCGGCCGTTCCGGTGCCGATGTGCTGCTGTATTCGCTGACGCTCCTTGATCGCCTGCAGGAATTTCTTGCTCCTTATGAGCCGCTCGCCTGGGGGGATTTCGATCCTCGGTTCCGCTATGGCAGCGCGTCCGAAGGCTGGACCGCTCTTGGTTACGAGATCCTTCCTTTTGCGATCGCTTGGCGAACAGATCGGATTCCTAGGGAGAACGCTCCCCGGAGCTTCGAGGCGCTGATCGACGGGCAATGGAATGGCAAGATTGGATCCGTCCTGAACATGGAGCCGTTCGTGGCCGGCTTACTCGATATTTATGGCGAGCAGAAAGGTATGGAGTGGGTCGAGGCATTTGGAGGACTTGACAGCATTCTTTACCCGAGCGTGGGGGGCTTGGCGGGGGCATTGGCATCCGGCGAGATCGATATCGCCTGGGGCATCGGAGGCTATCGTGCGGCGGCGCTGAAGGCCTCGGGAGCCCCGATCGACTTTGAGTTTGAGAATCCGACTTTCGCCACTGGCCTGGCGGTGAGCGTTGCCAAGGGAGCAGCGCATCCCTACGGGGCGGCGCTCTTCATGGAATTCCTGACCGATGCCAAGGTGCTCGAAACCCTCGATCTGATCGAACCGGGCAGGATTTTTGCCAACCGGGCGGGAAATTACACCAACCATATTTCCGACTTCGAGAACCTTTACGTCAACAAGTCGATGACCGACGAGCAACTCAAGCCTGTGACTGCAATAGTCGAGAAGTACTTTCTCCGTCGGTAG
- a CDS encoding PAS and helix-turn-helix domain-containing protein encodes MALAVFILHLSEEAHLGEDVLNLRFSLQEIPVPMVYATHRIIRDCNEEFSTLFGYLRSDLVGRSFARLYPRYADFVRTGRMWRAHLPGGQVYHDERIMTASDGRRFWCQVHGRTRHMKDPFAQAIYCFQPMARQVARGGLSLTDRQRQIVALVAQGKTNEQIADELGLSRRTIESHRARLMKAARLKNAAELAARFQTGT; translated from the coding sequence ATGGCGTTAGCAGTATTTATACTGCATTTGAGCGAGGAGGCGCATTTGGGCGAAGATGTTTTGAACTTGCGATTTTCGCTACAGGAGATTCCAGTGCCGATGGTCTATGCAACGCATCGCATCATCCGTGATTGTAACGAGGAGTTCTCGACGCTATTCGGTTATTTGCGGTCCGACCTCGTTGGTCGCAGCTTTGCCCGCCTCTATCCGAGGTATGCCGATTTCGTTCGGACGGGACGGATGTGGCGGGCTCATCTTCCAGGGGGGCAAGTTTACCACGACGAGCGGATCATGACCGCAAGCGATGGCAGGCGCTTCTGGTGTCAGGTTCACGGCCGGACGCGCCATATGAAAGATCCATTCGCGCAGGCGATATACTGCTTCCAGCCGATGGCACGCCAGGTTGCGAGGGGCGGTCTATCGTTGACCGATCGACAACGGCAGATCGTTGCGCTTGTGGCGCAGGGCAAGACAAATGAACAAATAGCGGATGAGCTCGGCCTTTCTCGGCGTACGATTGAATCTCATCGCGCCCGACTTATGAAAGCTGCGAGACTGAAAAATGCTGCTGAACTCGCAGCCCGGTTTCAAACCGGAACTTGA
- a CDS encoding CoA transferase subunit A produces the protein MGKIVSNATEALAGALADGMTIMAGGFGLCGIPMSLIQAIRMSEVKNLTIVSNNAGVDGYGLGILLETRQIRKMISSYVGENKLFAEQFLSGALEIEFNPQGTLAERIRAGGAGIPAFYTKTGVGTLIAEGKEIRQFHDDDFIMETGLFADVALVHAWKGDTEGNLVYRKTARNFNPMMATAARLTVAEVEHLVPAGELDPDHIHTPGIFVRKIVHVPSPGKRIEQRTVRPKKMELA, from the coding sequence TTGGGCAAGATTGTTTCGAACGCTACCGAAGCGCTGGCGGGAGCGCTCGCCGACGGCATGACGATCATGGCAGGCGGATTCGGACTTTGCGGCATTCCAATGAGCTTGATCCAGGCCATTCGAATGTCGGAGGTCAAGAACCTCACGATCGTCTCCAACAATGCCGGCGTCGACGGATATGGCCTTGGAATACTCCTGGAAACCCGCCAGATTCGTAAGATGATCTCGTCCTACGTGGGCGAGAACAAGCTATTTGCGGAACAGTTCCTTTCAGGCGCGTTGGAGATCGAATTCAACCCGCAAGGAACGCTTGCTGAGCGCATCCGCGCCGGCGGCGCGGGGATTCCAGCCTTCTATACGAAAACGGGCGTCGGCACTTTGATTGCCGAAGGAAAGGAAATTCGCCAGTTCCACGATGACGACTTCATCATGGAAACTGGTCTCTTTGCGGATGTCGCGCTCGTTCACGCTTGGAAGGGCGATACCGAGGGCAACCTCGTCTACCGAAAGACCGCGCGCAACTTCAATCCCATGATGGCGACTGCCGCCAGGCTGACGGTCGCCGAGGTCGAGCATTTGGTGCCCGCGGGAGAGCTCGACCCGGACCACATCCACACGCCCGGAATATTCGTACGGAAGATCGTCCATGTGCCGAGCCCCGGAAAGCGCATCGAGCAGCGCACGGTGCGGCCGAAGAAGATGGAACTCGCCTGA
- a CDS encoding 3-oxoacid CoA-transferase subunit B — MAWTREQMAARAARELQDGFYVNLGIGIPTLVANYIPVGMEVTLQSENGMLGMGPFPFEGEEDADLINAGKQTITEQPMTSYFSSADSFAMIRGGHIDLSILGAMQVSQSGDLANWMIPGKMVKGMGGAMDLVAGVKRVVVVMEHESKGEPKLLKECTLPLTGRRVADLVITDLGVFTLARSGPPRMTLTELADGVSVDEITAKTAADFRID; from the coding sequence ATGGCCTGGACACGCGAACAGATGGCGGCCCGCGCCGCTCGGGAATTGCAAGACGGCTTCTACGTCAATCTCGGTATTGGCATTCCCACGCTCGTGGCCAACTACATTCCGGTTGGCATGGAGGTAACACTGCAGAGCGAAAACGGCATGCTTGGTATGGGACCATTTCCTTTCGAGGGCGAAGAGGATGCCGATCTGATCAACGCCGGCAAGCAGACGATCACCGAGCAGCCGATGACGAGTTATTTTTCCTCCGCGGATAGTTTCGCGATGATCCGCGGCGGCCATATCGATCTGTCGATCCTCGGGGCCATGCAAGTTTCCCAAAGCGGAGATCTCGCCAATTGGATGATCCCGGGCAAGATGGTCAAGGGTATGGGCGGGGCCATGGACCTCGTCGCAGGCGTCAAGCGGGTGGTCGTGGTCATGGAGCACGAGTCGAAGGGTGAGCCAAAGCTACTCAAGGAATGCACGTTGCCGCTTACTGGTAGGCGCGTCGCCGATCTTGTCATCACCGATCTCGGTGTTTTCACGCTCGCTCGCAGCGGACCGCCTCGAATGACATTGACCGAACTGGCGGACGGCGTTTCCGTTGACGAAATCACCGCGAAAACCGCAGCTGACTTCCGTATTGATTGA
- a CDS encoding acetyl-CoA C-acetyltransferase: MTNPSIVIASAARTAVGSFNGAFADTPAHELGAAAIKGALARAGVEAAEVDEIILGQVLSAGEGQNPARQAAMKAGVPMEATAFGVNQLCGSGLRAVALGMQQIALGDAKIIVAGGQESMSMAPHCAHVRAGVKMGDFKMIDTMIKDGLTDAFYGYHMGITAENIARQWRLSREEQDQFAVSSQNKAETAQTAGRFKDEIVPFVIQTRKGDVTVDSDEYIRAGATFDAMAKLRPAFDKEGTVTAANASGLNDGAAAAVLMTEAEAARRGLTPLARIVSWATAGVDPQIMGTGPIPASRKALEKAGWKVGDLDLVEANEAFAAQSCAVVKDLGLDPSIVNVNGGAIAIGHPIGTSGARILNTLLFEMKRRSAQKGLATLCIGGGMGVAMCLEKLTR, translated from the coding sequence ATGACCAATCCATCGATCGTCATCGCATCCGCCGCCCGCACTGCGGTGGGATCCTTCAACGGTGCCTTTGCCGATACTCCGGCTCATGAACTAGGCGCTGCCGCGATAAAGGGTGCGTTGGCGCGCGCCGGCGTCGAAGCGGCGGAAGTCGACGAGATCATCCTTGGCCAAGTGCTGTCGGCCGGGGAAGGTCAGAACCCGGCCCGCCAGGCGGCGATGAAGGCCGGCGTGCCCATGGAGGCGACTGCTTTTGGAGTGAACCAACTGTGCGGCTCCGGGCTTCGCGCCGTAGCGTTGGGCATGCAGCAGATCGCGCTTGGCGATGCGAAGATCATCGTCGCTGGCGGTCAAGAATCTATGTCCATGGCACCGCATTGCGCGCATGTGCGCGCAGGCGTGAAAATGGGCGATTTCAAAATGATCGACACGATGATCAAGGATGGCCTGACTGACGCTTTCTATGGCTACCACATGGGCATCACGGCCGAGAACATCGCCCGCCAATGGCGGCTGTCCCGCGAGGAGCAGGACCAGTTCGCCGTGTCTTCGCAAAACAAGGCGGAGACCGCGCAGACCGCCGGTCGTTTCAAGGACGAGATCGTTCCCTTCGTCATCCAGACGCGCAAGGGCGACGTGACCGTTGACAGCGACGAATACATCCGCGCCGGCGCAACCTTTGACGCGATGGCAAAGCTGCGTCCGGCCTTCGACAAGGAAGGCACCGTCACCGCCGCCAATGCCTCGGGCCTCAATGACGGTGCCGCCGCCGCCGTGCTGATGACGGAAGCAGAAGCCGCCCGGCGCGGCCTCACACCCTTGGCGCGCATCGTCTCCTGGGCGACAGCCGGCGTCGATCCACAGATCATGGGCACGGGCCCGATCCCGGCCTCCCGCAAGGCGCTGGAAAAGGCCGGCTGGAAGGTCGGCGATCTCGACCTTGTCGAGGCCAATGAAGCCTTCGCCGCTCAGTCCTGCGCTGTCGTCAAGGATCTCGGCCTCGATCCGTCAATCGTCAATGTCAACGGCGGGGCGATCGCTATTGGTCATCCGATCGGCACTTCCGGTGCTCGCATCCTCAACACGCTTCTGTTCGAAATGAAACGCCGCAGTGCCCAAAAAGGGCTCGCCACACTGTGCATCGGTGGTGGCATGGGCGTTGCCATGTGTTTGGAGAAATTGACGCGGTGA
- a CDS encoding SDR family oxidoreductase → MTKSVIVTGAGGGMGLEALRILARRDVNVACADIDRSRVLAAIESVGHTEGKFLAVEADVSDEAAVAGYVAEAAEAFGGLHGVFNIAGIEGEFVTVLDASVENFDRVMAVNARSVFLNMKHCGPHLVHAGGGAVVSTGSYLATRGVPLCGSYGGSKHAVIGLTKTFALEMAKHDVSANVVAPGAMATRMIRALFTSMEDKEAEAKLVRSIPQGRMADPQEVAATGVWLLLDAPSHITGQVLRVDGGLTAA, encoded by the coding sequence ATGACCAAAAGTGTGATTGTTACCGGGGCCGGCGGAGGCATGGGTCTTGAGGCGCTGCGAATTCTCGCTCGTCGGGATGTGAATGTGGCCTGTGCCGACATAGATCGGTCCCGCGTCCTCGCGGCGATCGAGAGCGTGGGCCATACCGAAGGCAAGTTCCTGGCTGTTGAGGCCGACGTTAGCGATGAGGCCGCCGTGGCCGGATATGTTGCCGAAGCCGCCGAGGCCTTTGGGGGGCTGCATGGCGTCTTTAACATCGCAGGAATCGAGGGTGAATTCGTGACGGTGCTCGATGCAAGTGTCGAAAACTTCGATCGGGTGATGGCGGTCAACGCGCGCAGCGTTTTCCTTAACATGAAGCATTGCGGCCCCCACCTGGTCCACGCCGGCGGCGGCGCTGTGGTCAGCACCGGCTCGTATCTCGCCACCCGTGGCGTTCCTTTGTGCGGTTCCTATGGCGGGTCGAAGCATGCTGTCATCGGGCTTACCAAGACGTTTGCTCTCGAGATGGCAAAACACGATGTAAGCGCGAATGTCGTCGCCCCTGGTGCTATGGCGACCCGGATGATCAGAGCCTTGTTTACGTCTATGGAAGACAAAGAGGCCGAGGCCAAGTTGGTTCGAAGCATACCCCAGGGCCGCATGGCCGACCCTCAAGAGGTCGCCGCCACTGGTGTCTGGCTTCTGCTCGACGCCCCAAGCCACATCACGGGTCAAGTCCTGCGGGTCGACGGCGGGCTCACGGCCGCATAG
- a CDS encoding amidohydrolase family protein, with amino-acid sequence MKDRILVRGGFVLSMSGTVENDGRLDILIEAGRIAAIGPSLQADDATLIEAGGSIVMPGLIDAHRHLWYTPLRAEAMDHSLGDLARGLWPKIGGNITADDLYSATRAGIVESLGMGITTVVDYCHVINSNAHADRAIDAHLELPGRAMFAYGPSIAQKMTELTGGTPKTDWSHARVIQARLETSPRTTLALALQGPDASGRAGFEHDLSIAREMGVPITAHIASADGGSQNAEIEHLDEWGLLGPDMNLIHCTGSSDTDFAKLHARGVQVSVTPMCEWFIGMGLPPLTRMHRAGLKPAIGADAMVATTGDLFDEARVGLMAARHASVAAVIAGGAAVSRGEQLGMTSMEALATITSRAAAAAFMADSIGTLQVGKKADIIVVSTRGCDPDTATEAAALLVGSATASDVNTVMVDGAVVKQCGQMVGIDTQSILNDLARTRRRMKSY; translated from the coding sequence ATGAAAGACAGAATTTTGGTTCGCGGTGGATTTGTTCTGAGCATGAGCGGAACAGTCGAGAATGACGGACGGCTTGATATTCTGATCGAAGCCGGCCGCATCGCCGCAATCGGCCCTTCTCTCCAGGCAGATGACGCGACACTGATCGAGGCCGGAGGCTCCATCGTGATGCCCGGATTGATCGACGCGCATCGCCATCTTTGGTACACCCCGCTGCGCGCTGAGGCGATGGATCACTCGCTCGGCGATCTCGCCAGGGGGCTTTGGCCCAAGATCGGCGGCAACATCACGGCAGACGATCTGTACTCGGCCACCCGTGCGGGGATCGTCGAATCGCTCGGCATGGGAATCACAACGGTTGTGGACTATTGCCACGTGATCAATTCCAACGCCCACGCCGATCGTGCGATCGACGCTCATCTGGAGCTTCCTGGTCGCGCAATGTTTGCGTACGGACCCTCCATTGCGCAGAAGATGACTGAACTGACCGGCGGTACGCCCAAGACCGACTGGTCGCACGCACGCGTCATCCAGGCGCGGCTTGAAACCTCGCCGCGGACCACTTTGGCGCTCGCGCTTCAGGGACCCGACGCGTCGGGACGCGCTGGCTTCGAGCATGACCTGAGCATCGCCCGTGAAATGGGTGTCCCGATCACGGCGCATATCGCTTCCGCCGACGGCGGATCACAGAATGCCGAGATTGAACATCTGGACGAATGGGGACTGCTCGGTCCGGACATGAATTTGATCCACTGCACCGGATCCTCGGACACCGACTTTGCCAAGCTGCATGCCCGCGGGGTGCAGGTCAGCGTGACACCTATGTGCGAATGGTTTATCGGCATGGGATTGCCGCCGCTAACGCGGATGCACCGTGCAGGGTTGAAGCCGGCCATTGGTGCAGATGCAATGGTCGCCACGACGGGCGATCTATTCGACGAGGCGCGGGTCGGCCTGATGGCCGCGCGTCATGCGTCTGTTGCCGCGGTGATTGCAGGGGGAGCCGCGGTTTCGCGCGGCGAGCAACTCGGTATGACATCGATGGAGGCGTTGGCGACCATCACCTCGCGCGCCGCCGCGGCCGCCTTCATGGCCGACAGCATCGGGACGCTGCAGGTCGGCAAGAAGGCTGACATCATCGTCGTGTCAACGCGGGGATGCGATCCCGACACTGCCACGGAAGCCGCAGCACTGCTGGTCGGCTCAGCTACAGCTTCCGATGTGAATACGGTGATGGTGGACGGAGCCGTGGTCAAGCAATGCGGACAGATGGTGGGTATCGATACGCAATCGATTCTCAACGATTTGGCCCGGACTCGCAGACGAATGAAGTCGTACTAG